TAATATTTCAATATTGTGTATTGTAATCCCATTACTTAGGGATTTCTCTTTTAATGTATCTGCAACCCTACTTATGATAAGTTCTTTATCTCTATAAAGGGCCTCTCCTCTATAACTTGGCAAAAAATATGAATATAGCTCCCTCTTGAGATAACCCTTAAAAATCCTATCAATCTCTTTATTAAAGGCCTTACTACCATCTTTTATACTTGCAGTTGTAAAAGGAAATTTAATAGGATCTATAATATAATCAATGTTAATTGGAACTTGTATTGAATATAAATCTCCTTTCATCTCTTCAAAAGGAGGAATTGGAATTTTTAAGTCGAAAAAAACATTATTTTTTTTTCTATAAGTATTTAATTGAATTCTTCTAGGTATTATCCCCTGCCATACAAAATTGTACTTATCCTTTAAGATCCTGATTGAATCATTTTTCTTATCAATCAATATAGAAAATGTACTATCTTCAATCTTTACAATACAGTTTACGATTACATAACCGACAAATAAAATTATTATAATAAGGAAAAATGTATATATGATCTTCTTCATAAATATTATTATATCAAAGTCTATTGATCCTCATCTTCCCTGTATTGAACAGGTTTTAGAGGTACAATAGTTGATACAGCATGCTTATAAATCATATTTTGCTTTTTGTCTACCTCAAGTAAAATCGTAAAATTATCAAAACTTAATACTTTGCCTTTTATTGGAACTCCATTCATAAGAAATACAGTTATCTCAATCTTTTCCTTTCTAACAGCATTCAAAAATGTATCCTGTAAATTTGTAGTTTGTTTTGTCATCTTCTCCTTCCTAATTCAATTATCCAATAATATAGTATCTAACCATTTATCGATTAACTCTCTCATTCGCTCAACCTCAAAACTTGTAAACCAGTGAATCCTCTTATTTTTTCTAAACCAAGTCATCTGCCTTTTAGCATATTTTTTCGTGTTCGCTTTTACATTATCTATCGCCTCTTCAAGTGCTAATTTCCCATCAATATAATAATTTAATTCATTGTAACCTATTGACTTCATAGAATTCAAATCTGATCCAAACCCCATACTTCGAATGTTAATTACTTCATCAACAAAGCCTGTTCTAATCATTTTATCTACCCTATTATCAATCCTCCTGTGCAGAATATCCTTTTCCTGATAAAGCCCTATATATAATGTATCTTTCGTCTCGAATCCCTTTTTTTGATTATAAAAACTACTTATGGGCCTTGCTGTACTCCTATAAACCTCGATACCTCTTAATATCCTCT
The sequence above is a segment of the Spirochaetota bacterium genome. Coding sequences within it:
- the hfq gene encoding RNA chaperone Hfq, producing MTKQTTNLQDTFLNAVRKEKIEITVFLMNGVPIKGKVLSFDNFTILLEVDKKQNMIYKHAVSTIVPLKPVQYREDEDQ